acaatataataataataatatataaatactttattttaacacggaAAAGCTTGTGTCACCATAAAGGTGTTCTTCTACAAGGCCGTGATCAACTAACAGTAGtacattacacatttaaaaataacaaatttaagaaataacaaattttcaaaattttgtctttttttaaacagtcatagtttctaaagtaaaccgtgaaccgtttatttttattacaaaatctagaagttgatgagttgtagataacggatcatgcatcgataaggctaataataataataataaatactttattttaacacggaAAAGCTTGTGTCACCATAAAGGTGTTCTTCTACAAGGCCGTGAACAACTAACAGTAGTACattacacaatttaaaataacaaatttaaaaaactagatggtacgctcgcttcgctcgcgtaccatctaggtcgtacccacagatggttctcgaatacacagtaatttcagcgttaaaaaactggcgatttcaaatgtacaataatgcaggacaataatatatgtcgtttacaggaacgattaaatagacactgtgatttatgtactcaactaaaattagcacactgggaattacttccgaaagagaaagttgtcacaaaatgagaccaattgtttaagtcaaatttaaacaaacttaatttgtgttttgtatgtaacattatggttgagagatggggaagaggatgggtgcaaagaggaacaatttttaaatatattctttattttgtaacgaaatattaattaacatgttttacaaataatataccactaaacacagtaaaacattgcgatgtaatactttgttgaaactatcaccgtcgtagtcgattgaaatagtacagtacatgtaacgatacactacgacgtatgtttatatataatgttaaacagtttgtgaaaaccacctctattcggggcaaatcataaattcgatttaatcggtaataaatattaaattacggcgactgaaaacgctagctcattatccgtttaaaaaaaattatatccaacctctgcagcacagattgaaaaaaataatggatcgaatttctgttatgagtacagtactttcctttacgacgcctgagggaatagacacttgtggaacgacacagagattggaatgttccattcatcgcaaatcaatacatttgtataaacgtatattaaatctatcaaaatagtatttttttaagaaaatcggcctgtcttcaacattatgatactgtactcgagctgttcaaccggttttcagctattaaaaacaattatcgtaggaggagataggaaaatgcgaagcctcctcgcatttttgtggcgggtatttttcaagatggacatccattagacagtgtataccacgatcggaaaacacccctatctggggcaaatcgttgaacctaaattcgttttaatcgtcaataactaattatctaactcaatttaattagtaaacagggttacatcaggtggttaaaatcagtaccgaaagtacgaaccaactttacataccatcgagtaaaaattctaaaagtaaggcgtgatttaccgaattttgcccttacgtaaatttatatatagataacacattttcaaaattttgtctttttttaaacagtcatagtttctaaagtaaaccgtgaaccgtttatttttattacaaaatctagaagttgatgagttgtagataacGGATCAATGAAAAAACTAATGAAATAATTCAAAgctgttatttttgtattgaaGATTTTGGTTTTGCACAGTATGTTGAAATACAGATAAACAGTGAAAGTCTCAGGGGATCTCCACTTTACATGGCACCagaaattattataaatgcTACATATGATGCTAAGGTTGACTTATGGTCAGTTGGTGTCATTCTTTTTGGTAAGTATTTGTTGTCTGTAAACGGATGTGAGGTGCTGGAAAAACAGCTTTTCAGGGATGAGATTCCTCCTTGAATCGACGGATTTCATTTTTGTAACCTCTCAATATTATTCAAAATCTGAATCCAAAATTTTGTTTGGAGTGTAGGTGGTACCGTCAATCAATCATTATAACAATTCATTTCGCGcccttgattttttttaatttgttaatctAACTATATTTAGATTTTTGGTGGCGCTATTTACTATATTGACACCGTTCTCTGTTATTGTAGATGTTCACAAAGTTtttgttatattaaaattacggtaaaatacaaatctaaatttatttaaatgatttatttgtaattttattacaaaatgaaCTACATTGAACCTGGGTTCACGAAGTGGAAACAGTCGTTTTTGATGTGACTGATTAGATCACGAAGTAGATGTTGAAATTTGTGCGAGTCCATGAACGCATGAAGCTGGGTAATTACATAAAAAAGCCCACAATGATTATCAGAATTCAGCATAAATCTAacatgtaattaaattaatttgtaatactgtataaaataataatagatccatatttttgtataatttttgtaatattattttattatgttgggGACCCCTTTGGAAACAAGCCTCTGGGCTTAAAGGGccatcccctgctttccatgcttattttcttgtctagtcttgtatttttatatttaattgtttctctttttatttcatttacattatactgttttatttatttgtactgtatttggaaagcaataaatattacttacttacttactaacACCGCTGGGAATGCCTACTGACCGTTGTGCAACGTCAACGCCTTTGTTGTAATTGTtttgtaactactgtggagtagctttgcgtcagggtgttgagtaattggtcagatgttttgtaagtacattgagaatacttggctagtgatctggaggtcgtgggtttgagtcccacccgagaatCACTTgcaaattttttaaaattctcaatgtacttagtatgaagtacaaattacatcagagtagggcaaaataTCTGACCAACAACTATGTTGTTTTGttataatcaattaattgtcaagattattaaagaaaaaaacatttattattcttaaataaaacatttgattATTCTAAATGCAATTTATGAAATTTGCTATTTTTAATTGCTTCATTGTGAGTTGAATACCTTGAATAGAGGGCAACATAGACTCCCCTTAATCCCACTATTGTGTActattagtattttatttattgatattttcaGTATTTTTGATTGTGTTCCTTTTTAGAATGTCTATTTGGTAAAGCACCATTTGCATCCAAGACGTTTTCAGAATTAGCTGACAAGATAAAAAGTAATGAACCTATTAAGGTAAGGTAACAATACTGTAACAATGTGTTTCTATGAACTGAATTTCAACCTTCGAGCTGCATGTTTTTTACTATATAAacctgaataaattaaaaaaaataaatagatattgTCTTTCTACTATTGGATGTATTGCTATATGAATAAATTCATTGGTACAGAAGTGTAATGTTTATTCTATAGTCGCTGAACACATAGACTACTACATCATTACATCTATGAATGGATggctagttggtgacaagaacgctagttCATCATACCctgtaccgttttgattttacaatCGTTCGGGAAAACATCTGACATGGAATACTACTTTGTTGAagattgaacaatttaaaagtaaattcAATAAAAGACACATTTAATACAGTACTGCATACAAACAAATCAAATAATACCTTTTCTATTTTTCTGATAGATCCCGTCCTCAATTAGAATATCCGATCAGTGCCATGATTTGATGTTTAGACTTCTACAGAGAGATCCGAAGCAGAGGATAAGTTTTGAGGAATTCTTTGATCATAAATTTGTTGACATAGAACACATGCCATCTCCACAATGTATTGAACGTGCTGTGAGTAAAATGTGTAGGCTATTATATCAATAGAAAGAAGGGCCAATgtacaaattataaattgttttgtataaatttttgtattttttttaatgtttctgtttccatatatttatatatatatttttgtaaatcaaCAATTTCAGCCTTCGGGCTGcatgttttttattgtataaacctgaataaataaaaaaaaaaataataattttttattaaagccAGTAGACCTACATTCTTTTTACCTAATTTAAGGTCATACACTACATTTGCCTgctataaataccagaatgcatCGCGTATGATGTTCTTTACCGctctttaccagctaggcctacacaacTAAGTCTAGCTAAGCAatggtagtgcattgtttctcttttttttaataattaaccCTAAATAGTACCTTTAAATGAcccaatttaatgtttttacagtaatatatatgcattatttgtattttattatattcatttttattatagttttaataattgcTCCAAACTTTGTACTAAAGGGGAGCATTGTAAGTTTTTCCCAATTTGGACAGTATCTCGTCGAACTctgaaattaatatttgtagTTAACcttttttctagaaaaaaatTGTAACAGAAGCAGCACAGAAAGATATAGAAGGTGATTACAAGTCTGCTGCCAGCCTATATTGCCAAGCTCTTGAATACTTTCTTCCTGCAATACACTGTAGGTATTATAGTAGTATGGTTATTGTATAATGGCTGTATTATTATGGTAACACATAAATTTAAGTATGTTGACGATGGATATTACTTTTACACATGCTTTAGAAGGTATCATTCGGTACACTTACATATCTTCATTAACAAGTCACCCTTCTAAAAAGACATTAAAACATTGCAAAATATTTAAGACAAATATAAATTGCCAATTTATTTCTTTGATAGATGAAAAAAATCGTACCAAAAAAGAAGCCCTGAGATCAAAGGTTAGGATTTAtgtagttttattattacaatttggCCATTTCATCTCAAGTCTTACTAAAAATGTAATGGTTTTTACTACTCTCAAACAATAGAGGGCACTTTATAACATATACCATGTAATTATTAGTTCTTCAAAGCAAGTATATGTCTCCTTGGCTGAATGGGTCAACACTCTGTCAGAAGATTTGTTAAAAAAGGCTTTGcctgtttttaaatttaataattgcaaattatttttttaggtacGAGAATATATGCAAAGAGCTGAAGAGTTAAAACAGTCTTTCAAGCCGTCAGCTGCACATCCTCCGTCCACCCCAGAAGCGCCTTCAACCACATTTATTTTGGGTACGATCACACTTTTTAAAGtgttaaataattaatgtttcagTACAGTAGTAATGAAGATTAATGGTATTATCTTCAAGCTTACTGTACTTGGAAACTAAGGACATTTTGATTAGGCCTCATACGAAAACatggcagccagcagtgcagcccCTACCCAGATCAGCACACTGGAAGATCCCGTTTCTTTTCAAATAGTATACCAAGTTCTTGAACGTGCACTATATGTACACAACTTTACACTCAAAGGATGAGGCAACAAAAGTAAAGCATTTTGCCTAAAGATACAATCAGTATGGTGCAGATAGACTCGACCCCAGCCTATCACATGATAGTCCGATTTCCCTATCATTATTTGATGTCTATACAGCACTGTACCTGACAATATTCCCAAACAGTCTCAAAAACGCAAATGGGCCCAACTATCATAattgttaattgaaaaaaaCTTAGATGTAGAAATCCTAATATTATTGTACTGTTTCTTACTTACTTACACAATTTGATTTTCCTTTTTTAGATGGGTTAGCTAATGGATATCCTGAATTAAAAGCAGCATTGCATACAACATGCCAAGCTGAAACATTTGTAAGAATTTTACAATTGATTTCATCGTGTACATAGTAATAGTAAAATTGTCAGAAAGCTCAAATGAGGATGTAGGGATACTGAATTCTGCTAGATTTTCACTAGTTGCAGGTACTATCACAACTCCCATGTTCAGATATGTACAGATGTTTTTAAATGCTGTATTGTAATAGAAGTCTCAGCAAACCATTGTTGAGAAAATCATGATGGTCAAACATCAAAAGGTGCCTTACCAATTGAAACTTTTCCTTACAATGCCTTCCGGAATTTGGTTAGATATGACAGGTTTAAAGCCCTTTCTTTTCTTAGCCATGCACAACATACTGTATTAAGAAAACAAAAGTATACTCCATATGCAAAATTTAAGAATATTCAAAGTTGTAGTGTGTTGAAAAATTGTTGGTCTTAAGGGATTCTCACAACATATTATGTTATGACACTTTTTTTAACCTTGTCTACTAGTTCACACATCCACTGTCATACACATCCAGCTGCAAAAACCTTCAGGTTGTTGAAGGCGGCAACTTAGTACAAGATGAGTTTATGATGGTGTTTATATGTTATTTACTGTACAATAAacactattatatatatatgttttttacaGGATGAACAAGAAAGGTACCAGGAAGCATTTAGTAAATATGAAGAAGCACTAGGCCAACTATTACCAATATTACAAAGTGAGAATCTAAATGTAAAAGATATaaagatttaatatttttatgattCTTTTATTGCTATAGTCTTTTATACTACAACTTTATAGTGGattttatatttcttaaaatttaatataaccGCTATTTTTGCCATAACATGAAAATGTAATATGCTCAGCTATTTCCCTGTCACATAAGACAGAACCAGAAGAATAGCTCTGGCAATGAACTTGAATTAAACATTATGGAATTGTTTAATGTATAATCTCTTTTGTCTATAGGCGAACCAAAAAGCCATAGAAGGGAACTGTTGCAAACAGAAGTTTTGAGATTTATGTCAAGAGCAGAGGAGATCAAAAACTATTTAGAAGTAAGTAAAAGAGTGCCtatttaacactttgactgccagaggtttttccagttagaaactgccaccgccagcgtttttaaCCCAATTTGAtgtagactaaaataatcataaagattttagctttacaatggtaccaagaacgattttcaaatcacaatatgtaaatcgtaatagtagaATAAAAGTAACCTCTTCGAGTTTTTCGTAGTTTAgagcaagaaagtcgagatattcgcgattttgtgcaagacatcacaatataaaaatattgccCGGTGAGATTAACAAATAACGTAAAAGTTGCTTACACTgcaccgataggcctataaaacacgtTATCACTATatctaaaaatgtattacattttataaat
This genomic stretch from Antedon mediterranea chromosome 11, ecAntMedi1.1, whole genome shotgun sequence harbors:
- the LOC140062227 gene encoding serine/threonine-protein kinase ULK3-like, whose translation is MDYCSGGDLSKFLATKRALPERVVRRFLQQLASALQFLHSQNISHMDLKPQNLLLSNSYDPVLKVADFGFAQYVEIQINSESLRGSPLYMAPEIIINATYDAKVDLWSVGVILFECLFGKAPFASKTFSELADKIKSNEPIKIPSSIRISDQCHDLMFRLLQRDPKQRISFEEFFDHKFVDIEHMPSPQCIERAKKIVTEAAQKDIEGDYKSAASLYCQALEYFLPAIHYEKNRTKKEALRSKVREYMQRAEELKQSFKPSAAHPPSTPEAPSTTFILDGLANGYPELKAALHTTCQAETFDEQERYQEAFSKYEEALGQLLPILQSEPKSHRRELLQTEVLRFMSRAEEIKNYLEMNRLPSRQDSLNQSVMVTNDSEDATWCVIQ